A window of Flammeovirga kamogawensis genomic DNA:
TCTACTTTAAACACTTTTCCATTTGATGTATTTATTTCGGCTTCTTCAAATATTGGGCTACCAAAAGCGTAAATTCCTTGCGCTGGGTTAACAGGATAGAATCCAAGACTACTAAATACATACCAAGCAGACATTTGACCACAGTCCTCATTACCAGAAATACCTTCTGGAGTGTTATCGTACTGTGTTTCTAATATCTCTCTTACTTTTTCTTGTGTTTTCCAAGGAGCACCTGCATAATCATATAAATACGCAATGTGATGACTTGGTTCATTTCCATGAGCATATTGTCCAATTAATCCTGAGATATCTGGGGAAACATTATCTCCTGTTAATTCAGAAGATGCTGTAAATAACTCATCTAACTTTGCAACAAATGCTTCTTTTGAAGGAAATAAATCAATTAACCCTTGAACATCTTGTAAAACAAACCAACTATGTTGATATGCATTACCTTCTGTATAATCTGTATTTTCTCTGTGGTTTGCTTCTGCTGGATCAAATGGCAATCTAAATTTGCCGTTTGTTAAGCGACCACGCATAAACTCAGTTTCTTTATCAAAAAGAGGTTTATATCCTTCTGATCTTTTCATGTATTCTTGGTATGCTTTTTCATTTCCAATATGTTTTGCTACTTGAGCAATACACCAGTCATCGTAAGCATATTCTAATGTTTTTGTTACAGATTCCCCTCCTTTATCAGAAGGTATAAATCCATATTTCTTATACATTTTCAAGTCTCGTGCATCTTGTAAAGATGTAGCTTTCATTGCCTCAAAAACTCTATTTGCATCTATTCCTTTGATGTTTTTTAAAACGGCATCTGCCAAAACAGGCATTGCATGGTATCCTGTCATACAATTGGTTTCATTACCAGCTAAAGACCATACAGGAAGAATTCCCGTTTCATCATAATGTGCTAACATCGTATTGATAAAATCAGCATTCCTTTTTTGTGATTCTATAATAGTAGACAGTGGATGAACAGCTCTAAATGTATCCCAAAGAGAGAAAGTACTGTAATATGTAAATCCTTCTGCTTTATGAATTTTATGATCTGCTCCTTTATACTCTCCCAATGCATCTGAATGTGTTACAGGTGCAATTTTAGAATGATACAATGCCGTATAGAATATTTCACGTGCTTTTTTATCTTTAGTCGTCACTTTTATTTGCTTCAATGCTTTTTCCCAAATAGTTGATGCAGCCTGACGTTTTAAATCAAATGAATAACCTTTAGCTTCTTGCTCTAAAGCTACATGTGCTCCTTCTACAGATACAGAAGAAATACCCATTGCTGCTGTTACTTGATTTTGATTATCAACCCCATCAAAAACAACTTGAGCAATTAAACGGTTCCCACTTTTCTCTATCTTAATATCTTTTATATCTCTTGAGAAATTCATCTCAAAGTAAACTCTTTGGTCTTCCGCCCATCCTTTAGACAAACGTTTACCAATAATTGTATTTTTCCCTTTTTCTGAAAGTGCTGTTTCTGTTACACCATCCCAGTTAGTTGCGTACCCTAAATTAATAATCATAGAAGGTGCTTTAGCATTAGCAGGGTAAGTCCATCTATGAAAACCTACACGCAAACCTGTTGTCATTTCTGCTCTAATACCACTATTCTCTAATGTAACAGCATAATAACCAGGGTGAGCTATTTCTGTATCATGAGTATATTTTTCTGTATAAGTTAATTTAGCTCTATCGTTTTCTTTTGGATCTAAGGTATGCTCTTTATCTGTTGGTAAGATAATTAAATCATTAAGGTCGCCAATACCTGTACCACTTAAATGTAAATGTCCAAAACCAACTAAAAGTGAATCTGAAATATGATAACCAGAGACCCAATCCCAACCACTTACACCATTTACAGGGCTACATTGTACACCACCATAAGGCAAAGTTGCTCCTGGAAAAGTATGACCATGTTCTCCTGTTCCAATAAATGGATCAACATAATCGACTAATTTTTCTGTTTCTGCCTCTTTCGGCATTTCTGTCTGACAACTTAACAACGCTGATCCCATTGCTAGTACAGTCAAACTTTTTTTAATGTAATTGATTGTTGACACGGTTAATAAATTTAAGTAAGGTTCCTTGTAGATTAATAGTATAATAAGTGTTTCATCTACGACAAAAATAATAAATATCACTCACATTCACGCAAACAAACATGCATAAACATGCAGTTTTTCTGCTAACTTATGTAAACAAGAATAAATACATTCTTAACTATGCTTATTTAAAGTCTTTTTAGTAATGAAACAAGAAAATACAAAGATGTATAAAAGCAAAAAAAGCCACCATTCAAATTAATGAAAGGTGGCTTTAGGTTTATCTATTTCTAGTTATCTTTAGAACTGTACCATTGTTTTACAGCTATAAAGTTGGTAGACTGACCAGTACCAGCATCAGATCTTTGTCTTTGCATAGCAGCCTCTGTGTTTGTAGGGCTTACTGTTAATTCTCTATTCGGATATGGGAAACGAGAAGGACGAACTCCGTTTGTTACACCAAACGAATGAAGTTCTACATTTTTAACTCCAGTTTTAACTTCTGAAGGATTTAAAATAGGGTCATTAGTGAAGGTAGGTAGATCATATGTTCTATCATCAGCTGTTAAAGTTGATTTAACTATTGATGGTAAATGTGTTCTATTCCAATTAGCAAACGACTCGTAACCATTTCCAATTAATGCTACCCAGTTCTCATAAGCTACTACTTCTAACTTATCTGCTGTAGCGCTTGCTCCTTGATAAGCAGCAATGGCATTATTCACATAATCAGCAACTGCAGCATCATGAGAATAAGTTGCATCTGATTGTCTTTTATATAACGCCTCATATTTTATCTCTGTATCTTTACCAGGGAAAGGAAGTGCATCATATTTAGTCATTGCTAAATTAACTGCATTAGTATATGCAGCTTCAGCATTTCCAACACCATATCCTCTAAGATTAGCTTCTGCAATCATGAATTGCACTTCATCAGCACCAATTACGATAGATGGAGATAATCTATTAAAGGTGGCTGGACTAATTGCTGCTAAGGTAGCAAACTCACCTTTGCCTTTAAAATCTGGATAATTATCATTTTGACCAATCCAATAGGCAGATTGGATAGCTTTATCAGCTGTTTGGTTAAAATAAATACCTCTATTTCCATCAGATCTATCACCTAATCTTACTCCTCTGTAAGAAACTTTTTCAAAATCCCCTTCATTTCCAGAAGTTAAGAATGGATTAAAGCTAGTATACTGTG
This region includes:
- a CDS encoding GH92 family glycosyl hydrolase, whose product is MSTINYIKKSLTVLAMGSALLSCQTEMPKEAETEKLVDYVDPFIGTGEHGHTFPGATLPYGGVQCSPVNGVSGWDWVSGYHISDSLLVGFGHLHLSGTGIGDLNDLIILPTDKEHTLDPKENDRAKLTYTEKYTHDTEIAHPGYYAVTLENSGIRAEMTTGLRVGFHRWTYPANAKAPSMIINLGYATNWDGVTETALSEKGKNTIIGKRLSKGWAEDQRVYFEMNFSRDIKDIKIEKSGNRLIAQVVFDGVDNQNQVTAAMGISSVSVEGAHVALEQEAKGYSFDLKRQAASTIWEKALKQIKVTTKDKKAREIFYTALYHSKIAPVTHSDALGEYKGADHKIHKAEGFTYYSTFSLWDTFRAVHPLSTIIESQKRNADFINTMLAHYDETGILPVWSLAGNETNCMTGYHAMPVLADAVLKNIKGIDANRVFEAMKATSLQDARDLKMYKKYGFIPSDKGGESVTKTLEYAYDDWCIAQVAKHIGNEKAYQEYMKRSEGYKPLFDKETEFMRGRLTNGKFRLPFDPAEANHRENTDYTEGNAYQHSWFVLQDVQGLIDLFPSKEAFVAKLDELFTASSELTGDNVSPDISGLIGQYAHGNEPSHHIAYLYDYAGAPWKTQEKVREILETQYDNTPEGISGNEDCGQMSAWYVFSSLGFYPVNPAQGIYAFGSPIFEEAEINTSNGKVFKVEAKDVSKKNIYIKSVTLNGKALDRLYIKHKEIMDGGTLIFEMSDKPNKELGVNTPPPSNKI